Genomic DNA from bacterium:
AAGAACTCCCGTTGGGGCACCCTAATTTGAGCGCTTGAATCTCCATAAACCCCTTATTTTCAGTAGATTACAGCGATATGCTGGTGTCCCCAACGGGATTTGAACCCGTGTTGCCAACTTTAGAGAGGACACGACAGTGCTTAGGTCGTTGGGGACCGCCTCAATTCGGAAGACGGTTGGGCGCCCGGTACACTGAAGCTAACCTGCGCTAGGGAAAACCGTATCAACCTGCGAGGAGACTGAACATGATCCGCGCCTGTCTTCGCATCGTCTCGCTCGCGGCCTTGTCGATCGGGGTCGTGGTGGCACCTTCCGGGGGCCAGAACTGGCCGTCGTTTCGCGGCCAGTTCGCCGCAGGCGCGGCCGATGGCCAGGACCTTCCGGTAAGCTGGAACGTCGAATCGGGCGAGAACGTACTTTGGAAGACCCCCATCCCCGGAATGGGGCACTCGAGCCCCGTCGTCTGGGGGGACCGGGTCTTCGTCACCACGGCCGTCGCCGAAAGCGAGGTCGGACTGGTGCTGGGTGACCAGGGTGGTATCGACCTGTCGGGCGACACGGGCACCCAGTCCTGGCAGATCTACTGCCTAGATCGGCGCAGCGGCGAGATCCTCTGGTCGAAGGAGCTCTACTCCGGCGAGCCGAGAGCCAAGCGTCACGTGAAATCCAGCCACGCCAACTCCACTCCGGCGACGGACGGAGAGACTGTCGTGGCCATCTTGGGACCGCAGGGGATGGTCGCTCTTGACATGGAGGGCAACGAGCGGTGGCGAGTGGATCTCGGAGTGCTCGATCCCGGGCTCTTCGGCGAACCGTCCTCGTCCTGGGGGCACGGGAGCTCCCCCGTGATTGGTGGCGACCGCGTGTTCGTCCAGGTGGATCGCCACAGCGGCTCGTTCCTGGCGGCCCACGACCTGGCGAATGGAGAGGAGATCTGGAAGGTGACGCGGGACGAAAAGCCGATCTGGGCCACACCCACGCTCCATGCGGACGGCGAAAGAACTCAGCTCATCGTCCTGGGCGGAGACTACGACCGAGGCTACGACCCGGCGACCGGAGAAGAGCTCTGGCGGTTCCATCGCGATCTCGAGGTCAAGACGACGACTCCTATCGTCGCCGGCGACCTGATCATTCTGTCGGGCGGCTACCGCGGCAAGCCACTCTACGCGATCAAGAGCGCAGCGATGGGTGACGTGTCGGTAAGCGATGGCGACAAGACCGGCGAGTACCTGGCCTGGACGAGCGAACCGGGAGGTCCCTACACCAGCACTCCGGTGGTCTACGGCGACCATGTTCACTTCGCCCGCAACACGGGGATCGTGAGCGTCCTGTCGCTCGCGACCGGCGCGCGCGTCTATCGAGAGCGGCTCGACAGTACCTATAGCGCCTCGCCGGTGGCGAGTGACGGGAAGATCTACCTGGCCGGCGAGGAGGGTGTCGTGACCGTGATCAGGGCGGGGCCGAAGTTCGAGGTCCTCGGCCGCAGCGACATGGGCGAGCCGTGCATGGCAACGCCGGCGATCTCGCAAGGGGCTCTATTCGTTCGGACGCGCGGGCATCTGTATTCCATTGGGAACTCAGGCGTCCCCCAGACTACTCGGGCCGCTCCGACTCTCTAGCCAGAGGGTGTAGCCACCCGAAACGCGTTCTCGATCACGAGTTGGGAGTAATCGGGCGCGGTCAGCACGATCGTTCGCGGCCCGGGCGAAGCCGCTTCGTCCACGGCGATGGTGAGCGTGACCTTGCGGTCCCTGACCCTCGCACGCACGATCTCGAGGTGTCGCCCGAGCTCGGCCGGCGCGGTTACGTAGGCGGCCAGCTTGGGATCGAAACCGAAGCCCCGAATCTTCAGCTTCCGGCGCTTGCCCGCCCGGATCTTCGCGGGCTTGACCGCG
This window encodes:
- a CDS encoding PQQ-binding-like beta-propeller repeat protein encodes the protein MIRACLRIVSLAALSIGVVVAPSGGQNWPSFRGQFAAGAADGQDLPVSWNVESGENVLWKTPIPGMGHSSPVVWGDRVFVTTAVAESEVGLVLGDQGGIDLSGDTGTQSWQIYCLDRRSGEILWSKELYSGEPRAKRHVKSSHANSTPATDGETVVAILGPQGMVALDMEGNERWRVDLGVLDPGLFGEPSSSWGHGSSPVIGGDRVFVQVDRHSGSFLAAHDLANGEEIWKVTRDEKPIWATPTLHADGERTQLIVLGGDYDRGYDPATGEELWRFHRDLEVKTTTPIVAGDLIILSGGYRGKPLYAIKSAAMGDVSVSDGDKTGEYLAWTSEPGGPYTSTPVVYGDHVHFARNTGIVSVLSLATGARVYRERLDSTYSASPVASDGKIYLAGEEGVVTVIRAGPKFEVLGRSDMGEPCMATPAISQGALFVRTRGHLYSIGNSGVPQTTRAAPTL